Proteins co-encoded in one Theileria equi strain WA chromosome 3, complete sequence genomic window:
- a CDS encoding hypothetical protein (encoded by transcript BEWA_008280A), translated as MASIASEVIYPPSYVRTVIDKTAQFVAKNGEQFEQKIRLEQYDGSGASSSKFSFLEPGNAYYTYYRLKLSELQGNKVVDLVPSIPQAILDKRKKLELKNKQKEQLLALSDFGSSSEALERPESDVFTFEQPYITSLDMDIIKHTALFVARNGQKFLVELTKRERSNPQFDFLNPSHHLFGYFSNLTDAYTKCLLPPGPQIERLKTIAKDRIKYLRICQRRADWDAQEAAKIEAEARRKEEERAEMQSIDWYSFFIAETINFSDVSFTLSSSIQIVQFKDDLPVPIDFSQPEALAKLTFKSLFTPKTTKEEVPPPPIVTVDDVDVAECTIPFDDDLRKSDVSNFSDVPPAKRSNREETRIVQDGDETIKVKKSYVRTKKSSGSQMQKCPITGQMVPASEMSEHLRILLLDPKWKQQKDKFMERAAMESAFAPTEDIEGNLSNFVASRPDLFGSVEDEVCSFSPLNAFTDFGSYKGRSEYR; from the exons ATGGCTTCGATTGCGAGTGAAGTCATTTATCCTCCTTCTTACGTCAGAACTGTGATTGACAAAACTGCGCAGTTTGTtgccaagaatggagaGCAGTTTGAGCAAAAGATTCGCCTCGAACAGTACGATGGATCAGGGGCTTCGAGCTCCAAGTTCTCCTTTCTGGAGCCAGGCAACGCCTACTATACCTACTACAGGCTAAAACTGTCGGAACTACAGGGGAACAAGG TTGTTGATCTTGTCCCTTCGATTCCTCAGGCCATTCTCGATAAGCGCAAGAAGCTCGAGCTCAAGAATAAGCAGAAGGAACAGCTGCTGGCACTATCAGACTTTGGGTCGTCCTCAGAGGCCCTGGAGAGACCTGAAAGTGACGTCTTCACATTTGAACAGCCGTACATTACTTCTCTGGACAT GGACATTATAAAGCACACTGCCCTCTTTGTTGCTAggaatggacaaaagttTCTGGTAGAGCTGACAAAGCGTGAGAGGAGTAACCCTCAATTCGACTTTCTGAACCCATCGCATCATCTGTTTGGCTACTTTAGCAACCTTACGGATGCATATACAAAGTGTTTGCTCCCTCCAGGACCTCAGATTGAACGGCTAAAGACTATTGCCAAAGATAGAATAAAGTACTTGAGAATCTGCCAAAGACGTGCAGACTGGGACGCTCAAGAGGCCGCCAAGATTGAGGCAGAGGCCAGGAgaaaggaggaagagagagCAGAGATGCAGTCAATTGATTGGTATTCTTTCTTTATCGCAGAGACCATCAACTTTAGTGATGTAAGTTTTACACTCTCATCGTCTATACAAATTGTGCAGTTTAAAGACGATTTGCCGGTGCCCATTGATTTCTCACAGCCAGAGGCCCTGGCTAAGCTTACCTTTAAATCGCTCTTTACCCCCAAGACTACAAAGGAGGAGGTGCCGCCACCACCAATTGTCACTGTTGACGATGTGGATGTTGCAGAGTGTACCATACCATTTGACGATGACTTGAGAAAGTCTGACGtatcaaacttttcagacGTCCCACCTGCTAAAAGATCTAACCGTGAGGAGACTAGAATCGTACAAGATGGTGATGAGACCATaaaggtcaagaaatcGTATGTGAGGACCAAAAAGTCTTCGGGGTCGCAAATGCAAAAATGTCCAATTACCGGTCAAATGGTTCCCGCTTCAGAAATGTCCGAGCATCTTCGTATTCTCCTATTGGATCCAAAGTGGAA GCAACAAAAGGACAAGTTCATGGAAAGGGCAGCTATGGAGTCTGCATTCGCTCCTACAGAAG ATATCGAAGGGAACCTGTCAAACTTTGTGGCTAGCAGACCAGACCTGTTTGGCTCTGTAGAGGATGAGGTTTGTTCTTTTTCGCCACTTAATGcatttacagattttgGATCATACAAAGGGAGGTCAGAATACAGGTGA